tatatttgttttttttttaaccgatgatttttatcgtttactgtccttaatttttgaattctgaatgtattatattccGCAGGGGTACCGTAATGCGTGAACTTCACAAATTGTACGTGAAGCACGCATGCAGGGAATATCTGGAGAATTGGCCTGAACTGGTAAAGTATTGCGGTTACCGAGAGGACAATATTCCACAGTTACAAgacgtaaatacatttttgaaacgtAAGTGAGTCTCTTTAAATGGTTATAatgattgttaattattaatcgtaAGTTACGACTGGTAACCagctgaaaatataattatttatgagtatATCCTTTTGCCGGCGTTTTATATAggcaattttataacatattgtcGAAAGGAATTAATATAGGTCCTATATTGTATTAGACGAttcaataaacttatttaatgtagtaatattaattcgtTACGACAAATATAACGTTCCAAGTGCCAACATTTGAGGGTCCATTTCGTCAGTAATATCACTTACCAACTTTACCAAACTTTGACAGTATTATGTACTAAGTACTTGACATAACGAAAACGGTATTGTTAGAAAAGTCAATCTATATCActgagaatattttattgtattatttgtactttGTACAACTATaaaagtgatttattttatttttaggattaCAGTAGGTTGATataaatttttccaaaaatattgcattttatcatattattgccattagtaattgttataataatatacatttatactacattatatagacttatctatataattaaaaatgtaataacatttgTCTATAAATACCTTAAAACACTTAACACACTAGAAataggttaataatataaatattaaataggtaataatatgtcataaaataaataaaaaaaattattgcgtgcagtataatgaataataatataatatacgtaaaagcTTTTAGTTTAAAGTTCAatcaaacaatgtttttaagtataaaaaaataactaacattgatatttatcgtttaaatacgtaattttataaatttaaatgcttataaaaaaaatatctattaaactCATGAATTTtcgctatttttttaataaataggtaccaaataagtttaataataactaggtacaatttgttatatattgattgaatggagaaaacattaaaaggaggatatataaatgtaaaaaaaaaatgtgtgtacttgaatatttaaatattatgttagaatattattagaaagtGTACCTATGaataagtgtttttattttttaataaaaatgactcTATCTCCTCGTGCTTTTCTTTCAATTCTAGTACTTCGTGCaactttaatagtttataagatAAACCAGAaacacaatttgttttttatgctaagatatgtatttaaaaattttcaattacatttaaatttgaaaaggcgtatatttattatacgaaaattaatcaatagtcgattacaaaataaaaatactctcAAAACTGTCACCGGTATACTAAAtcctgttaatataatattataacatcttaaaaaatataaatattttattaagtaatacgGACGCGATCTATCTATCAATTAGCATTGTCTTACTGGTAGGAATTAATTCGTTAACTTTTACGTATGAATTTTAGGCAAAACTGGTTTTCAATTACGACCGGTTGCCGGGTACTTGTCGCCAAGGGATTTTCTTTCTGGACTGGCTTTTCGCGTATTCCACTGCACGCAGTACATCCGGCATTCGTCAGATCCATTCTATACACCGGAACCCGATTGCTGCCACGAGCTGTTGGGTCACATGCCACTATTGGCGAATCCTACGTTCGCACAATTTTCGCAAGAACTAGGACTCAACTCTTTAGGTGCCAGTGACGAGGACGTTGAAAAGTTAGCAACGGTGAgtggtacatattatgttgttcAACTATGGTTACCTGTAACCTAATATAAAAGCaaattaatgtaaacaaaCGTTTTTAATCAATTGGCAGTTGGTACACATGTTCTTTAAACCCTTGGCCTTGGGTGGATCGAATATTACTTTCCTTCTCAAAATTTAACTCTTAAATGTGGGCTCGCgcataaattttgttttgagtcacgaaaatcaaatttttttcacatttggTACAGACactaaaatagttattgaatcgaatattattttctgtattgtattatgtataatatttaataattgataactgTGATGAAGaactgaatataaatatagccaaattaaatgttaataatttgtatatcattttatttattttttgtttatcactGTATAGTGTAAAGGCAATGCCTAAAGGTGGCtgaaatttatatgaaaaatcttGCTATTCTCACGGTCAATTATACGTCATTAATTCTAGGATAGATACACTTTGAGTTtgtacataaattgtattaataacataactacaaataaatatggtttattCCACAATTCTAGAAATTGACCCATTAGAgattatacatgatattatttttattatttattttacattttttttttatcttgtgtatcacaaatttaaagtgttaaatttgtataagccgttaattttaagcaaactcgattaaatttaatattatatcatagaacACGAACAGATACATTTAGATTTTTGACTGTTTACCCGCAAATGCTTAGAAATAGATGAACTGAGTTTTACGGGAGTTGTACAGGCGTACAGctagtattgtattatatatattttaattaaagaaaagCGAACAATAAAAGATGGATAGATCAACTTTTACTCTGTTAAAGTCGCGTAACActataatagaatttattgGTAActgattagtttaaaaaacgaTGTTTAATGAgttctataatatgtttaattgaaCAACTATGTTTGTATGTGTACTTCAGTTGTACTTCTTTACCGTGGAATTTGGAATGTGTAAACAAGACGGTGAACTGAAAGTCTATGGAGCTGGATTGCTAAGCTCGGTGGCGGAGTTACGACATGCGATTGAAactaacgataaaataaagcGATTCGATCCTGAAGTTACGTGTCACCAAGAATGCATCATAACATCGTACCAAAATGCCTACTATTATAGTGAAACATTTGAAGAAGCTAAGGAAAAAATgaggtaattataatttaagtatatgtatGAACACAGTTCACTGTAAGatcatttttttcatgtgagccaattaaaaaataaaaataataaactttaatgaTACGATTTTCagttacaaaattttaaattagaacacGTAGTTTGTATATAGCTATTAAGGTCACTAACTACATTTAGTGCACTGAGTTTTGTAGGGAACtacaattatactatattttataaaatgaatattgagctcattaaattataagtacatttcGAAATCTAAAATCGtattcaacaatttataattaagttagtGTCTCGTATGTACAATAGTATACATAGGTGatgaatataatgttttaatttatttaagtaaaaaaaaaaaaaatcaaaattaaataattttttttgtaatttttaattatgtgaaCTGTCGACTAATCGACATTAAACCTGTCATGAGATTATATAAGATagcgtaaaattatatttaataactattatattatatgataatatagttCTAATTTCGAAACATAGATATCTACttctattgaatttttatactcTTAATTGTAGTTATtggttagttaaaaaatatacatgatacatatatcttaataaaaagttattcaattaaaatatacatataaaagttatagttaagtttaaaattcttattttttaccaattaaaattatttgttttttttaaaaatgaagatCCTAAATAgataatcattaaatgtaaaccatattttatgaatgatagaatattttaaatggtttttttttatatacatttatgtatatatttttaaatataatttcgctATCCATTGTTGATAGTATACCAAAActgtttattaaatgatttggAATAAGTACGTTAAATAGGTTATGTACATTCTgttacgatttatttttaaattattttttgtttcagagAATTTGCCGAcagcattcaaaaaccatttggCGTGCGATATAACCCTTATACACAAAGCGTGGAAATTTTGAGCAATACAGACAAGATCGTAGCTTTAGTATCGGAGCTTAGAGGTGACTTATGTATCGTAAGCAATGCACTGAGGAAAATACACGCCGAAGATGAAGCAGTTGAGAATATCAATAACATGTTACACAAAGGAATGAACGTGAGTGGAATATCGCCAGAAAAGTCTCCGGAGAAGTAAAAGCGTTTTGAAGGAATTGGAGGATCGTACATTTATGCTATAAAATAgtcagttaattattaaaaaacattaaccattataatatagtctattattattattattattatattattatgttaacgtAAAATGTAATAGTGAGCGGTTAGAAacgtaaaattagttttatcgatgttttattattattatattagtcgaCTGTAGATTTTTCTCCtagaaattaagtatttatgatGCGTTAACTTTGATATTGTTATAGACACATCGCGCTgtgtgttataaatgttataaccaACCGAacaaccattatattattattacgctgCAAGTTttctctgtatattattagctaTAGACCGTTCGATTCAATCAAAACCTATAGTTATGTTCACATTCCACGTATTGGATGATAGAATTAGTGGTGAACTATAGTTCCATAGATAAGTTACTTAAAACAAACGTATAACGtcgaaataaacatattagtgtttggataaaaaaaaaatatttatattagttagtaGTTGTTTTCTtgtacgtttaaaatatattttttcctatatatttaagttcatAATTTTACGCAATacgaaaagttaaaaaatttatattaaattcgtttatataatgttatctaTATGTCGTTCTATAGTGTGTTATTAGTTGTAATAAGTACCCATCGATTAATGCAATTAGGtacgttattaataacttagttAGATTTAAACACGTATggaaattaatgatttataatattctattcatAATGTATGTGAGTGTAggcattaataattactacaacataattagtaaatatactaaatcaaTATCGTAGGTTTggataatattggattttgttcgttataatagtataatagtataattatatttgaatatataacatgtttaaaaattaaatgttaaacatcAAGTCAtgagtttatttattagattagaattgttttgttCCACGTATTtcttttcgtataatataatata
This sequence is a window from Rhopalosiphum maidis isolate BTI-1 chromosome 1, ASM367621v3, whole genome shotgun sequence. Protein-coding genes within it:
- the LOC113549417 gene encoding tryptophan 5-hydroxylase 1, with translation MSGSGKSLLGLWLYRTGEDWTLREASQTASRSAVSGRSDQTRFDSRNSVIFSLKNQVGGLARALQVFQDLGVNVLHIESRPSRRRKSEFEILVDVECDNKKMEQLTGMLKREVAAINLATYESGAEVPPPTPMSATASFDFSEFELPWFPKKISDLDRAQRVLMYGTELDADHPGFKDPVYRKRRVEFANIANSYKYGHPIPRVQYTPEEIKTWGTVMRELHKLYVKHACREYLENWPELVKYCGYREDNIPQLQDVNTFLKRKTGFQLRPVAGYLSPRDFLSGLAFRVFHCTQYIRHSSDPFYTPEPDCCHELLGHMPLLANPTFAQFSQELGLNSLGASDEDVEKLATLYFFTVEFGMCKQDGELKVYGAGLLSSVAELRHAIETNDKIKRFDPEVTCHQECIITSYQNAYYYSETFEEAKEKMREFADSIQKPFGVRYNPYTQSVEILSNTDKIVALVSELRGDLCIVSNALRKIHAEDEAVENINNMLHKGMNVSGISPEKSPEK